AACAAACTACTTCAGATGTATGGGGGGAAAGTGCTGTATAATGAAtagtagaggaaaaaaatccacaaatttGCTAACATGTTTTGAAATCTCAAAGCTGTGACAGAGCTAGGATAGACCTCCCACTACGCTCCTCTTCTTTTCTGTCTCGGAACATTTTAGAAAGCAGtttagaaaaactgaaagaacCTGGAAGTAatttaacagcaaaaaaataGAATGCCCTCTTACTCTGTTTTCCACAAGAGAGTTTTAAAAAAACTGATGAATTTAGTTTCATAGTTCTGCAGTGGTAGAGCAATCTCTTTTTGGATATCAGCTACTGCCTGAAACTGTTCAGAATTCATCTACCTTTATTTTCATTGTGTATCTTCTTTCCTGCCCGacttttctctcttcagtttctcttttctCAGTCCTTCCCACACTTTGTCCTTTGGTCCCTTTCTAATCCTAATCCGCTGGTCCCTTTCTTTGTTGTTCTCTTCTGGAAGTCTTTAGCATTTAAATCTTTTATCCTCTCTTAGTGGGAGGTTTGCTTATCCTGTATATGACTTCATTGCTTTCCAGGTCATTAACTTGACTCCCCCAGTCTGCTATGAGCACAAAAGGAAATGTATAGGAAGTTGGTAATATAGTAAAACAGCCAAGGCTTTTACTCTGATACTGAGAATGCTGAAGGATGTAACTTCTTAGTTCTAGAAGTATTTCACAAGCATTTAATGCTGATAATATGGATACCTAACTAGATACATGGGTAGGTCCTGTGGTACTCATGGTTTCCTTTAGCTTACAAAATGGGTTATTTCATCTTTGCTTCTAAAACCCATGTgtgccaaaccaaactgctgtctttttcacataaatatgcaattttaatgaaaattatttccaaaatatCAGGTATGTCCAAAACACTGGCAGGGTGACGCCAAGGGTCATGCCTTATGTAGCTGCTTCTTTAACTCTGTGTATCTTTATGTACATTATAAGCCCTGATTTTGAACTGGCTAACTTCTTAAAAGTGAAATCTGGATAAATGTATAAAAGAGCCCAGGACAGTCCTTTCAGTGATCTCTtaacaacatttattttcttcttatttcaTGAAAAAGATGGGAAAAATGAATTAGGCAGGGTTGTTGCTTAGTAAAATGAGGAATGCCTTttgcaacagcaaaaaaagagaaagatatttgCAGATAGTGAAGTTGTAAGTTCAGTAAGATAGTATAGCTTAAATGTTAATTTGTGGTAGATGTATGCGTGCTTTGTTTTATAAAATACCATGTTTATCTTTTCATCCAATAGATAAAGCAATAATGAACTTGCAGTCATTGTCTTTGGAACAAGAGAGTGGCAAGTAAGTATTATAAACCTCAATGATAGTGTTTATTTGGCCTCAGCATacggtttgtttttaaataacgtTAAAAGATTACAGAATTCAGCATGTATTTACAGAAGTGCTATTTACTTCCAAATTATAACCACATAAGTGTTAATTATCCTTGCCATTGTTTTCCCTTTTGGTTGCACAAGCTGAAGAATGTTGTCTGATACTTCTACCTTGTTTAGATCTTTGGATTTCTGGGTGCCTGACCGTAGTACTGGGCTTCAAGCTTATTTCAAAAGTTTTGTGCTATTCACCATCATTTGCTAATAACTCTGGGGTTTTATTAGATGAAGTTTCTTATTAGAAAGGGGGGGGaggtttgtttttcagaaaaatgtagaTTAGCTCTTTCCATAAGGAGATTGAGTCCAACGGGCAGTATTACAGTGTTACtaactggaagaaaaaggagatgcATCTTACTTCTGCCCAGTGAATACGGTGACCTAGGCATGTACGTATCTATGAGCTGTCTGTGTCAGACGTCAGATATTTGTGCTGGGGGAAGGTATTAGAAAGGCTGGAGCCTACACTGCTGATTATGTGATCATAAAGTTTTATATGGGGTAGCAGCTCAACTCTTTCTCTGGAATGCATtttgcaatcaaaaaaaaaagttttgacaaTCCCATATCACAATAGATGGTATAAAACTGTACATATTTTGATTTCTCTCCCTTACTTTATTCTTTTCAGTGATCACTGTCACATTCAAAGTGTGCAAAGTGATAGTTCGATTATCTTTGCTGACCTTGCCTCACAGGAAAAGGAGTCCCATGATAGTACCCGTCTTAAAAATCTGGATAATGAATCAGtgcaaaatatgaatgtaaggaGTGATTTtactaacagcaataataaaGTATATACAAAACCAAATAAATGTGAATTATCTGTAGAATTACAAGAAGACTCTACAAGTAATGTTGACAGTACATcaagtgattttaaaaatcattcatcATATGGACCTCGTTCTAGTCTGGATAAAGACAGTAGCACTGGAAGTAAGTCCTGCATTGAAGAAAACTCTCAGACGGATGTAGCTCTATGTGGAGAGTTTGAGGTAAATGGAGttctctttaaatatatttactgGGGTCTTATCTGATGATGTTTGCAAAGTAGAATCAGGTAGACATAGGAATGATTTATAATAataaattttataaatgaaatgaCTGGGATTAGAgccaaaaatacagaaaattcttgCTTTAAGTGGATACTACCATTACAGGGAAGCTAACCAGAGGACCTGCTAAAATTCAGCATACAAGAACGGTCTCTGTGTATTTGACATCCTGGGTCCTTTCAAAGCACCtgtatgaataaaaaaaatactactcTTGCGTAAAATATCATCAAACTTGAAAATCTTCCACATTCAGTAATGATGGCTAACCCAGATATTATCAAAGCATCTAGGTGTGTAATGTGGTACCTGTACAGTGTAAGATTAAACACTTATTGGTTGGTATTACTTGTGAAAGAGAGGGAAGCAGGAACAGGCCAGGGAATCACCACTCTGCTTATGCTTCTAGGACTTTGTTGGTATTTGCACCACTGAATTGTTTTGTATAGCATAGCCTGCTCTGGAGTGTTTCAAGCTTTTGCTGTCATTTGGAGTTCCCTCTTGCAGAAATCCCAGATTTCGCAGACGTTTGCTTGAGTTGTCCAATTATCAAATGAACCAATACATTATTGTAAACAAAGTCACATATTCATGCTAATAAATCATAAAATTCATGTCAAGAGTTTGacattttttagtattttatattaatttaccTTATTCTTCTAAGTCAAAATGCATCTCTGTTCAGTatgtctagaaaaaaaaaacaaaagtagtCTTCAGCTCTCATTTGAATCTTAAAGTACCTATCAGGCTGTTTTGTTAGCTTTTACCATAAGCTTTATAAACTGTTGTTAAAatttgaggaaaaagcagaaagctaAAACAAGGTAGCAGTGTTGCATCTGCTTCTTAAATGCAGTAGATTAGTAATACTGTATTTGCTGTCCATTTGGTAgctgatttttaatttaaaaactgaattttgtttttactagctttaaagaaaatgtgtaaggaaatactgtttttattaCAGTGGCAAAATTATGGACCAGTATTTTTCTGTTAGGCGGAGTATCGTTTGATGCTTTATATTCAAATGCAACTGTGTGAAATCTCCCTGTGGGACTGGATTGTTGACCGCAATAAGAGAtgcagtgagagaagagaggaaacTTCCAGTAAGATTCatcactgtttttaaaatttacTAATTCAATATaaagcaaatactttttttttccactaattgGAAGTCCACTTAcctgattttatatttttactgcaGCAGTTTATAATATGGATCTTGATAATTATATTCTTCTTTCACTTAATCAAATAGCTGCTAGAGTGAAGAGTATGGAACCTTTATATAATAGGTGTtagtaaaaaaagatttaagttcATGCATTTTAGACAATTCTCCAAAAAAGAATGACTATATCCCTGAGGCATCGGTGTTACCTGAAGGGATCTGTTCCTGGGCAATATTACTTATTTGGAGTAGAATTTTGATTGCGAAGATCTGCTTTTTCTTAGTAAGCTATTTAGATATTTGAGATTTTGCTTTGGTAGTAGTCTAGTTGCTGCaaaatagagctcagcacaggctAATTTATCTGTTAGAGGATGCATTTATATTTTCCCCATTCCAGAGAGGCTACAACATCCTTAAAAACCCTTAAGTTTGTTCCTAAGACTCAGAACCACTACCCAGGCTTATTCGCATTGGTCTGAAGGATCTAACTTTTACTTAATTTGAGTGGCTGGAGGAGTTCTTATGTCCTGAGGTACCAAGCCATCTTCAGTAATTGTTGACACCTGGAAGAACAGGTCTATTAAAGCATTAGAGATATATTCCTTTCTCTATGGTGCttgtataaaaatgtatatactTAACAGATTGTAAGGTGTGAACTgtaacacaaaaatatttctttaatatttaatcATTATTAAGATGAAACTGTTGTTCCATTCAGTCCTGGAATGAGGTTTGGCAGCTAACCGTTTTCCCCCATCTGATGGCTTCCACTCATCTCTCCTGTACTCCTAGTCTTTTTAGTTTTCATAAACTAAGAGATGATGCGCCCAGTCAGGGAATGATGGAATTACTAGGGTGTTTGACCTTACAAAACGCCGTTTTCAAATACTTTCCATAGGCATTATGAGAGGAAATGTAAAATACTATATTAGACGTTAAGAAACAGAAAACCAAGTAGGAGTAAATGATGAGTTTTCAAAATGGCAACAGACTGTGATAGGTCTGAGTCTAGAGTGAAAAGTAGTATAGTTTACTAAAATAATAATTTGGGAAATGGTAAAAACAATGAAATGGTAAATTTCCAGGTAAATTTAATTAGGACAGCTAGAGAAGATTTGGAAATTTCAGAGGGTAGCACAACAGTAGAAGGATTAGGATTCAAAAAAGAAGGGTGCAAACTAATACAGAAAGCATGACATCATGCAAATTAATATGGTTTTGTCTGGAATTATATTTTCCCTTCCAATCCAACACTTACATAGAAGTAAAGAGTTAAAGAAAAGACAGTAGAAAGAgattaaatggaaaacaaatttttGAATGAGAAACAGTAGAAAAGATTGAGATTATTTTGATAAGAAAGGAGAGAGGTGGAGCTAGACCTAGATGTGCACAGCAAATAGTAATCAGATGACAGTCATCTCTGACACTGTGCTCAGACAAAGATGGTACTAAGGAGAGTCCATCAGCATTTCACAGCGTGCAAAAGATTTAGTCatgtttttttcatgatttttaaactctttgatttattttataagaCAGAAGATAACCTGATGTTTTCTTGCTTTTAGTTTTTATATACCATTCTGATCCCATGAGAATGATGGGaataggttttatttatttatttttaattaaattcacaGGCTCTCTGAATCGGACAGAAATAGTGCAATTTTGCAAAAGGTGTGATTAGTTTATGGAAACTGCTACTGTCAGTTATCATTGGTGCCTAGCAGGATTCAAGAGAGTCAAACATACAGATAGTGAGGATAGTTATTTTAGAGTCTGTGGCTGTTAAAGTCGTAATCAAATAACTATCTTGACAGAGGGTTGAAGGAATCTTTCAGGCATGTGTGTGTTCATGTCCCATAACTGTCCTCTTTTGAATTTTGAGCTTAGTGACTCTTTGCTGTTTCAAAATACTCTCTTAGGAGAACCATGGGAAATTCCAGTTTTTGAACTATACTCATTCTGTTAAAAATTCCTTCCAGTTCATAAATAAACTGAATCCAGCAAGACATACCACCATAAACATATAAAGTAACTCAGCAAAATCACCTGAAATCATTTAGTTTTCAAATTGTTTTAAGGTCCGTACCATCTGGTGGATGTCAGCTGGACCATGAAAATTTTTCAGGAGTTGTTAGAAGGAGTATACTATATCCACAGCATGGGAGTGATGCATCGAGACATTAAAGTAAGTTCATCAATTTATCACTTGAGGTTAAAGAAAGCAAAGATAACTTGAATTATGGGAGAATGAAAGCAACATCATAGTTAAGTTTGAGATAACCTGTGCACTTAAGAATTTAGCTACATTATGTACAAAAAATATGCTCTCTCCTCTACACAAGTACTATATTTACCTTACTATAAACAAATTATTCGATTACATTGAATTAAATGCAAATTCTGATGAAACTCTGGCAATGTCTCCTCCTTGTCAAGCCATTTTTTTGGTCCTAACCAGggatgaacagatttttttttttttaaggtaattgaaaaaataatcagaaagagCCCCCTGAATACACCTCAAATTTGCTAACAGCAAATCAGTTAGCTTTTGAAAATACGTTGAAATTGTGGTTattatcttccccccccccccttagttgCAAATAATTGCTCTCTTTCAAATGGTTGCTATCTCTCTAACAAACTGAAATTGTAGGTGTCTTTCAGTGAAGGAGTGAAAAGTTTGGTTTCATTCCTATTAAAAGTAATGAAGCACAAACttagaaaaatacatttggaaTGGATAAGAATAGGATGCCTTCATGTGATCCTGTATAGTTTTTTCAATACTCTAATCATAAATAGTTTTGACTTACAGCTGGCTTGAATGATAAGCATGAGTAGAATAtatgttgctttttctttccctaatTCATCTGATAGACTCAAATATCAAGGAATTCAATGTCTGTTTTCCTACTCTACTTTCTACAAAGGTTTTCTGCATCTGATATAATAGCTATATGAGGAAATTAGGGTAAAAAAATCATCTTGATTTTTAAAACTCCACATGTGAAAATTTGGATTTACTTCAAAACACACAATATTAGTGTGCATTTtggattaattttaattttttttacaggCTGTTTCAGGGTTAACATTTTTTTAGTTTGCTCTCCTGTTTATAGTGTCATCATGGccttatttttcaaagttttgaGAAGTCCTGGTAGTTGTATAAAGAATTCCATACAATTTCTGGAAGTCTGTTTTTGAGCCGGTACTTGTTCTTTTCACCATATATTCTTCTAACAGTGAAGATGCAGATGTCCTGCAGAGACAGTAGTTTCTTTGATAAAGTTATAAGAAAGTCTTTCAGTATTTGAAATTCTGAGAACAGAAGTCCAGGGGGTAGATGTCCTTGATTATCTCTTAACCTCAATGGATATGAGAGTCCTAGCAACTTGTTCAGTAGTGCCGTATATTTTAAATTCGATCTgtgctgaagaaatgaaaagagcGGAGATTGTCCATCTCTTGTTAAACTGTTCACATCTGCTTTATACTCTAATAGAAGATCAACTATTTCCTTTCTGCCACCTGAGCAAGCGTCATGAATAGCTGTTCGTCCTTCATGATCTTGGATATTTACTTTGGCTccattatttaataataaatggATGCAATCTGTGTTGATACCTAAAATTCTGCTTGCTTTAAATGATGCTGTGCACACTGCAAGATGAAGGGCAGTTCTTCCACAATTTGGATTGGCAAAATTAATGTTTGCTCCATAGGCGATTAGAGTTGCTGTTACCTGTTCATCTAGTGACTCTGCAGCTATGTGAAGAGCTGTCCTGCCAAACTTGTCCGTGTCATCTACGTTGGCACCATGCTCAATAAGAATGGATATAGCTTGAAAGCCTTCAGACTGTCGGCCTAAATGTAGAAGACTGTCATTTTTGTGATTACTCATTTCAGGATTTATATGATGTTTTACCTTGTGCAAGGTACAGAGACGCTCTTCTGTGTTATGTTGTAAAGTTGGTTGATTTCTCTGGAGTTTGCCAGAGATGGATGTCCCAACTGTGTAAGTCCTAGGCAAATTTAGTAGGAGAAGATGAAGTGCTGTGTAGCCTCTGTTATTTCTGTAACACAAAGCATTGTTTTaagttaatttctttttattaggTAAACAAAGTGTCTTATATGTAGTAAGTGTTTCAGGGGAATATTTTAAAGGCTAAAGATGACTTAGGTTAAGCCTTCTGAACTGGCAGGGTATAACATAGTAACAGATCCCAAAAGTTCAGTTGTTAGAACAAATTTTATGAGTTGCCATGACCTATCCAAAGCTAGGtcattaaattatttttgctaACCAAAGCGCCTCTGTGCAGGAGTGCATAAGTTGTTCGCCTTCAGACCTCTATTTCCCAGTTTTATAGCGTGAAAAATAAGACTTCATAGTTCAGCTCCAGGTGAGCGAAGGTCACAGAAGGAGCGGAAGAACTACATGAGGCAGGCAGAAGGTCCGTCGTAGCTGTGACTTAATCTTGCCGCACTCGGGGGTCTAGATGAATGGATTATAGTGTGTAATGGGCTGAATCTGTAGCCAAATTTGTGTTGCAAATCAGCAAAGTTTAGCAAGTGCTAGGACTAATTCTTGCcctttttactgtattttcagcttaggaatttatatattttttaattattgtaacAAGGCAGTTTGCAGCGTAAGAAATGTATTCAATAATGATTAGTGTTACGTGACTGTATTAACAGATACTGTTTCTGATGGTGGTTTCTGTTTATATTAattgaataaaacaaaattaaacttcACATTCAATGATGAATAGAGGTGATTCCACCATATTAACTTGGGTATATTATAGTTTGAGGAAAATAGTCTTAATAATCAAATGAACCTGTTACATTGATTTTGAATGGtagtatgcatgtgtgtatattcTTGATAGAATGCAGCATAAGTGTCTTCGTGGGCCCTACCTTATTTTTGGATCAGCACCTGATTCTAGCAAACTTTGCaaacttctttctcttctgtacTTAGCAGCTAAGTGAATTGGAGAGCTAGCATGATCCTgcacaaaatgaaacaagttATGGGTATTGGTTGTTATACTTCTGATgtacttttttctattttgtgCTTGATTTTGAAGGTGATTTTTGCAGCCATTTTTATAGTTGCCATTTTAAGGCAAAGGCTCCTAATTTCCTCATTCAGCGTGGGATTAAGGAAGATTGATAAAATGTAGCTATGTGGTGTCTTCCACAAATTGTACTGGAAATCAAGTTGGAGTAAGGATCTGGTGCAATATTCTGTCTCTGATGGGGGCCAATAGCGAATGTCTCAGGAACCATGTAACAGCATGAGGAGCAGGTAGTGATCCAAAATATTTTGCCACCCTTCAGCCATTTGTGGCTAATAGACTTCTTGAACTACATGTAGCATCTCATTAATAGCCGTTTATGGATATTTCTAGAATTTGTCGTTTTTTAAACTCGCGTGAACTTTAAGAAGCCATCCTGTGGCAATATCTCCACAGTTTAACTATGCAGTGAGTAAGGATGCATAGCGAACTAGTTTTGAGTTGCCAGCAATAATTTGATGTCACCTATTTCATTTTTTGGAAGAGACAGTGAATAGTGTTCCCTGCTCACCTTTTCCATTCCATGTATGATTTATTAAATCTTTATCAAACCTAACAGTTTGTCTCATGATTTATATTTACTGATTCCTTGAATAGAAGCCCTTCCAAATTTGGAGCGTTCATGTCACCCATCTCTGTACCTTTTTCCAGGTCTCTCATATCCTTTTTGAGATAGGAGGCTCAGAACTGCACGCAGTATTGAAGATGGCAGTGTATGAATTCCTGTAGTATCATAAtgatgttttctgctttatttcttttcccccctaATGATTGCTAACATTCAGTATGCTTTTTGGACCAGTATTGCATGTTAAGTTGACATTTTTAGAACTGTCCACCACTATTGAGCAATAACAGTCAATTCAGAGACAGTTGTTATACATTTAAAATTGGGATTGTTTTTCCCTTCATGGATCATCtacattttcatgtttatttCCAATGATTTATTTTGTCATTAAACTGCCTGCTTCTAAATGCTGCAGGATCCTTCTACAATTCTTTGCGTTCAGACCTCATCTTTATTGCTATAATAtagtattgtcagcaaactttgTCATCTCACTGTTCACCCTCCTTTTTCTAAATCATTTATAAATATGAAGATCAGCATGGTTCCCAGCACAGATCCATACCGCAATCAGTTGATGATACTCTTCACTGTGAAAGCTGACCATTTATTCCTATCCTTTCTTTTGTGTCTTTAAACCAGTTACTTATCCATGTGGGAACCTTCCCTTTTATCTCACTGCATTTGAGTTTACTGAGGAGCTTCGTGAGGATCTTGTCAAGTGTCTTTTTGAAATCCAAGTAAATGGATTGTCCACGACTTCTTCAAAGAAGTATGAAATGTTTAAGGCTTCTGTACTGCTCTGTTGGAGATCCATGTTGGATTTTCCACAAAGTGATATTTCTTTGTGCTGACAAGCTCAGTGACTTCTTTTATGTTTTACTAAGATTTAGGAGTCTGATTTCAGGCCCTCATTTTTAGAAATCGCAACCACTTAATGATTCTTaatgattttttcattttaaataaatgtagtAAATGTCTTAATCTAAAAGTATTCTTAATCACATAAATGATAATCTTGATCAAATGGTTACCTGGAAGGAGAGCAGATCTATGATGTAAGGGTCCTTCCAAGCACTCAGGGGTTCATTGACAGGATAATCAGCTAGGAGAGCTTTAACAGTGCTGCTGTCATCTTCCATTATGGCTTCATATAGCCGTTCAAGGTGTGACTTGTTCCTCTGGCCATAGGAAAACAGAGGGCAAATGAAGGGAGTGGCATGTCTACGGGCTCCCTTGGTTATGTTACCCATAGGCAAGGGAGTTGTCGTTTTTGTAATGAAAATACAGAATCAGAAGTAACAGATTTGGAATCTGCCACTTGAACAGGGTCACTCTTTGT
This region of Apteryx mantelli isolate bAptMan1 chromosome 16, bAptMan1.hap1, whole genome shotgun sequence genomic DNA includes:
- the ANKRD61 gene encoding ankyrin repeat domain-containing protein 61, with amino-acid sequence MGNITKGARRHATPFICPLFSYGQRNKSHLERLYEAIMEDDSSTVKALLADYPVNEPLSAWKDPYIIDLLSFQVTINGNYKNGCKNHLQNQAQNRKKYIRSITTNTHNLFHFVQDHASSPIHLAAKYRRERSLQSLLESGADPKISLCYRNNRGYTALHLLLLNLPRTYTVGTSISGKLQRNQPTLQHNTEERLCTLHKVKHHINPEMSNHKNDSLLHLGRQSEGFQAISILIEHGANVDDTDKFGRTALHIAAESLDEQVTATLIAYGANINFANPNCGRTALHLAVCTASFKASRILGINTDCIHLLLNNGAKVNIQDHEGRTAIHDACSGGRKEIVDLLLEYKADVNSLTRDGQSPLFSFLQHRSNLKYTALLNKLLGLSYPLRLRDNQGHLPPGLLFSEFQILKDFLITLSKKLLSLQDICIFTVRRIYGEKNKYRLKNRLPEIVWNSLYNYQDFSKL